TCTTGCGCGGCTTCTGGTTTGGAAAGGAGCGGCGAAATTGGTCTGGCTGGTTCCCGATGTCAGATCTTTGAAAATTCATGGGACTGATCGCGGCGGCGCGTGGTGACGAATTTTAAATTGCCCAAATTGACATTCGCCGTTTGCGGATGTCGCGAAAAAAAACGCGCTCGAGTCCAGTCCACATTGTGAAACGAATCACGAAGGTCGAGGCCCGAATTGCGAAGGCGGCACGAATCGACGTTGAGGTAGTCCATCGGTGGAATAGTGGACGTGTTTAACACGATAGAGTTCCCTGGGACGAAGTAAGAAAAATGGCATCGATCCAGTCCGCTCGTTCACCCAGAAAAAAATGCATCGGTCCTGTCCAATGCGGTCCTGTCCAATGCGGTCCTGTCCAATGCGGTCCTGTCCGATCCGGTCCAACGCAGGCGTCAGGGGGAGATTGCCAAACTTCCCCGATTAACAGCGGGGCCCTTTGCGGATGCCGCTGAAAAAACGTCGCGGTCCTGTCCGGTCCGCAATTGCGCGGTTAGCGCACACGGGGTGCGAAGCGGGTGGGGGTTTTCTCGGCGGCGGACGCAGCTAGCCTATTAGCGAAAGCAACGAAGTAATAATGACGCGGCCGCGGCCGCCTCTTTTTTTTAGCCAAAAGACGACGGAACCTACACAGATGAAGAAGCGAGCATTGGGTCGATCGGGGATTGAAGCCTCGGTGGTGGGGTTTGGGGCTTGGGCGATCGGCGGATGGACTTGGGGCGGCGCCGACGAGAGCGAGTCGATTCGCGCGATTCATGCGTTTTTGGACGCCGGCGGCAGTTTGATTGATACGGCGCCTGTTTATGGGTTTGGCGCTAGTGAAGAAGTGGTCGGCAAAGCGATCGCCGATCGGCGCGACCAGGTCGTGTTGGCGACCAAATGTTCGATGCGCTGGGATTTGAGCGACCCGCAAAAAGAGCGCGCCAAGAAACGGTTTTCGACGACGCGGCAAAATGTCGACTGGACCGGGGAAACGTCGGACGAAAGTTTTGACGTCTACATTTACAACGGACGCGATGGGATTCGCGAAGAAGTCGAGCGAAGTTTGCGGCGGCTGCAGACCGATGTGATCGATCTTTATCAAACGCATTGGCAGATGGACGCGACGCCGATCGAAGAGCGGATGGGCGCGCTGGAAGAACTGAAACAAGAAGGGAAGATTCGCGCGATCGGTGTTTCGAATGCGAGCCCCGAGCAGATTGACCAGTATCGCCAGTTTGGACAAATCGATACGGATCAAGAAAAGTACTCGATGCTTGATCGGGAGATGGAGATGGCGAACTTGGCGAAGTGCGCCGACGAGCAGATCGCGTTTCTCGCTTATAGTCCGCTAGGACAAGGATTGTTGACCGGCAAGATTACGCCGGAGCGCGAGTATGACGAAGGAGATCAACGCCGCTTCAAAGATCGCTTCAAGCCGTCGAATGTGCGCAAAGTGCAAGCGATGCTCGAGCCGATGCTGCCGATCGCGGCGCGGCATCAAGTGAGTCTCTCGCAACTGACGATGGCCTGGACGCTCGCCCAGCGCGGTTGTTCGCATGTGCTGTGCGGCGCACGAAATCCGCAGCAAGCGATCGACAACGCCGGCGCCGGCGACGTTGAACTGACGAGCGAAGAGATCGCCGAAATCAGTCGTGCGGTGCAAAGCTATGGCGGCGTCTAGAAAGAAGTTTTTAGAACTTGTCGATCGATAATCACGGACTAATTTGCGAAGCGATAAGGAATCGAACGTAATTCATTGCGTAAATCAAAGGTGGGGGCGTAGCATTTTGCACTTTTGCGCTGCTGTATTCCGTCTTCATGATTCGTTAACTTGATGTTCTGTGAGGCGCCAAGTAGACTCCGGACAGCTGGAGAACCGAACCTCCCGATAGGGGACGACCGTTCGGTTCACCGTCTTCCGCTTTCTCCGTGTCGCCCGCCCAATTTCTACCGAGACCTTCGCTATGTGCGCCCAACGCATTCATCTCCCTGGCCAAACGTGGAACCGTCGTCAAATCTTGGCCTGGGGAGGATCGCTGTTGGCCGCCTGGCCGACGTTGGAAGGGATCGCTTCGGCCGGCTTTCGCCGCAATGTCGCGATCGGCGATTATCCCTTTGCGTTGGGAGTCGCGTCGGGCGATCCGGCGCCGGATGGTTTTGTGATCTGGACGCGTCTGGCGCCCAAGCCGCTGGAAGAGACCGGCGGCATGCCCAACGAGAATGTCGAAGTCCGCTGGACGGTTTGCCATGACGAAGCGATGACGAAAGTCGCCGCGCAAGGAACCGTGATTGCGACGCCTGACATGGGGCATTCGGTCCATGTCGAAGTGCCGGGGCTCGATCCGAATCGGTGGTACTTTTATCAGTTTGCCGGCGCTGGCGAGATTAGCCCAAAGGGCCGCGCTCGCACCGCGCCGAAGCCGGAAGAGACGCCGAGCAACTTGAAGTTCGCCTTTGCGTCGTGTCAGCATTATGAGTCAGGCTACTTCACCGCCTACGATCATCTGGCGCGTGAAGGTTTTGATTTGGTCGCTCACCTGGGGGACTATATCTACGAGCGGGAAGGGAAAAACGGCAAGCTGCGGGCGCATGCCGGGCCCCACTTGGATCAGTTGGCCGACTACCGCGTTCGCCATGCTCAATACAAGACTGATCCGCATCTGCAAGCGGCGCATGCGATGTGCCCTTGGCTGGTGACTTGGGACGATCACGAATTTGAGAACAACTACGCCAACGACATTTCGGAGCATCCCCAGTCGGATCGCGCGAAAGCAGACGCTTACATGCGGCGACGGGCCAACGCTTACCAAGCGTATTACGAAAACATGCCGCTGCGCACGGCCCAGATGCCGACTGGACCTGACATGCAGTTGTATCGCAGCGTGAAGTACGGCAAGTTGGTCGACTTTGACGTGTTGGATACGCGGCAATACCGGACCGATCAACCATGCGGCGATGGCAACAAGGCGCCGTGCAACGAAGTCTTTCATCCCGAGGCGACCATCTTGGGACCCAAGCAGGAAGCATGGCTCGCCGACGAAATCGCCCATTCGGACAGCATCTGGAACGTACTCGCCCAGCAGGTGATGATGGGCCGCGTCGATCGCGATTCGAGTGACGCGGTTGGCTATTCAATGGATCAGTGGCCCGGCTACGAAGTCAATCGTCAGCGGATGTTGAACTTTTTCGCTCAACACCCCGAGAAGAATCCGGTGGTGCTGACCGGCGACATTCACTGCAACTGGGCGAACGACTTGCAGGTCAACTGCGAGGATGTCGATTCGCCGGCGGTCGCGGTCGAATTTGTCGGCACTTCGATCAGCTCTGGCGGAGACGGGTCGGAAGAGCGAAAAGATACGGCGCTTGTTATGGCGCAGAACCCTTTCGTCAAGTTCAACAACTACGAACGGGGCTATGTCGCCTGCGAGATCACGCCGCAGACCTGGACCACGCACTATCGCACGGTCCCATTTGTCAGCAAGCCAGACGCGCCGCTCAACACGCGCGCCAGTTTTGTCGTGGAAGCCGGCAAGCCGGGGTTGAATCGAGCGTAAGGCCAAAGGTTGTGAAGTGGCGCGATTTCCATGGTTGGCCGCGATAGCTCCGCTATCGCGGCGGCGCAGCCGTAAGCGGACTTAGTTAGCGGATTGCAGCGGATGGGAATTTTCGATCCTAATTCGCCGAACCAACAACCGGTAGACGCCAACCGGACGCGGCTTGGCGTTAACCCACTTTCTTCAAGAAGGTGACGCGACCGCCTTCGACCCATTCAGTCACGAAAATATTGCCATCTTTGTCAAAGCATGCGTCGTGCGGATGAACAAACTTGCCGTCGAGCCAGCGATCGCGCTGCTTGCGCATTTTCATGCCGTCGCCTAAGACGGCGGCGCGCCACTCGGGGTCATCTCCGAGCTGCGTGATCACGTTGTTATCTTTATCGAGGAGCGTGATCCGGGCGTGCAGATCAGGGACCAGCATCACTTCGCCCTGGATGTCGATATCGGCTGGGAAGAGGAGGTCATTCACAAAGCCGAGATGTTCGCCGGTGGGCGAGAAGTATTGCAGCCGCGCGTTGGCCCGATCGGCGACGGCGAGCGCTGGAGTGCGGCCAGGACGGTTGTCGAACCACATGCCGTGCGGCGTGCGCATCTTGCCGGGCTCGGTTCCGGCGCCTCCCCAGGTGCGGACCCAGTTGGCGTCTTTGTCGTATTGATGGATGTAGTGCGAGCCGTAACCGTCGCCGATGTAGAAGCCGCCGTCAGGAGCGAACGCAACGTTGGTCGGCCGATAGCCGGAAGCGTCTTTGTAGACGCCGGGCTCTTGCGGGAAGTCCTTCTTCCAGACGACGTCGCCCAGCAGGTCGGTTTTGATCACTTGGCGATTTTTAACATCGGATAGATAGAGAAACTCTTGGCCATCTTCATTGCGAATGTCGATACCGTGCCCGCCGCCGTGATACTGTTTGCCGAACGAACGAACCGCTTTGCCGGTGGGATCGAACGCGACGATCGCATCCATCGGCTGACTGCCGCCGTGCTGATGTTTGATGTAGATCAGGCCGGCCTGATCGATGCAAACGCCGTGCGTCGCGCCCCACTCGACCGACTTGGGCAACTCGCCCCAGTAATGGTGACATTCATAAGTGTGCTCACCGGCGCCCACTGTTTTCGCTTTGCCGCCCGACTTGTCGTCGGCATGCAGCAGCAACGGGGAAGCAGCCACGGCGGCCGCTGCGGCGGAAGTTTGCAAGAAGCGGCGACGGGTCGACTGCGGTTGAGATGCAGACATGCAGGGGCTCCTGAGGCGCGAAATAGAATCGGGGGCGGAAGAGCAGGAACCCGCTATTCTATCGGCGCAATCAGAAGGTTTCCATTTTTAATGCAGATTTAATGCGGGCCAAAGGCGCAGTGCTGCTATCGGAATTGCGGGCGATTAGTCGAGGTTTTGAGGTTTCGTTGCTTGCGGTCGCAGCCAACCTTTACGCCCGAAGAAGAACAGCATGCTGATGGCCAGGATAATCGCGAACGTCCAAAACATCCGATAGCCATACTTCCAATGCACCAACGGCATGTCGTCAAAATTCATCCCGTAGACGCCTGCCAGAAACGACATGGGGATAAAGATGGTCGAGACGATCGTCAGCACGCGCATCACTTCGTTGGTTCGATTGGCCATCGACGAAAGATAGGTGTTGAGCATGCCGCTCATCATATCGCGGTACATTTCGATCACTTCGGTCGTTTGCACGCAGTGATCGTAGGTATCGCGGAGGTAAAGCCGGACCTCTTCGCTGACCAGCGTGTTGGTTTCCCAGACCATCGAATGGAGGGCCTCACGCTGCGGCCAGAGGGATCGGCGCAAGTTGAGCAGGCGATTCTTCATGTAGTGAATCTTCTGCAAGATCGCGGTCGTGGGGGCCAAAACCGCTTCTTCTTCCAGGTCTTCCAACCGTTCGCCGATCACTTCCAAGGCCGGGTAGTAGTGGTCGATCACCGAGTCAGCGATCGCATAGGCCAGGTAGTCAGCGCCTTTTTCCTTAAATCGTCGATGCCCCGCGGTAAGCCGCTTGCGGATCGGATCAAAGACGTCGCCATAGCATTCTTGAAAGGTAAGTACGTAGTCTTCCCCCAAGACGACCCCAATCTGTTCGACCAGGATTTCGCCGTCTTCATCGACCCGGACCATCCGCAAGATAATCAGCAGATTGTCGTCGTGCAGTTCGACTTTGGCGCGCTGCGGCACGTTCACCACATCCTCGAGCAGAAGCGGATGAAGCCCATAAATCTCGCCCAGTTCGATCAATAAACGTTCATCGCCGAAGCCTTGAATATCGACCCACGAGACTCCGGACTCGGGAGCGGCCTCCAATTGGTCAAGATCGGTGATCGTCTGATCGCTTTTCAGCCCGTCGATCGAATAGAGGATCTGGCGGACGCGCGGGGTTGGAGCATCAGCGGGAATGACCAGCGTTCCGGGGGCGGCGCCGACTTGGGGATGACGTTTATGGAACATGCGGTTAGTTTCAAGGCTCCCGCTGCGGTCGTAGACGCCGCATTGGCAAGTTATAGGCAATTGATAAGATGAACGGCCGATCGTTACACGGGACGGGAGAATTTTCTAGGCGAATATCGAGACGAACTACCCAAATCGCTGAATTCCTGACCTAAGCTGGCGGCGTCATGCATACTGAACAATACCCCCGCGTTTGAGCAGATTTTGTCGATGGACATCGTAATTCTCTCTCGGAAGGCCTCCTTGTATTCGACCCGCCGCCTCCGCGAAGCGGCGGTTGCGCGAGGCCACGACGTCCGTGTCGTCGATTACCTGCGCTGCTATATGGACATCACGTCCCACCGTCCTCGTGTGTTATACCAGGGCGAAGAACTGCATCCCGACGCGATTATCCCGCGTATCGGCGCTAGCTACACGTTCTACGGCACCGCCGTCGTGCGGCAGTTTGAGATGATGGGGGTGTTTACCGTCAACGAGTCGCAGGCGATCAATCGCTCGCGAGACAAG
The nucleotide sequence above comes from Blastopirellula sp. J2-11. Encoded proteins:
- a CDS encoding twin-arginine translocation signal domain-containing protein, translating into MSASQPQSTRRRFLQTSAAAAAVAASPLLLHADDKSGGKAKTVGAGEHTYECHHYWGELPKSVEWGATHGVCIDQAGLIYIKHQHGGSQPMDAIVAFDPTGKAVRSFGKQYHGGGHGIDIRNEDGQEFLYLSDVKNRQVIKTDLLGDVVWKKDFPQEPGVYKDASGYRPTNVAFAPDGGFYIGDGYGSHYIHQYDKDANWVRTWGGAGTEPGKMRTPHGMWFDNRPGRTPALAVADRANARLQYFSPTGEHLGFVNDLLFPADIDIQGEVMLVPDLHARITLLDKDNNVITQLGDDPEWRAAVLGDGMKMRKQRDRWLDGKFVHPHDACFDKDGNIFVTEWVEGGRVTFLKKVG
- the corA gene encoding magnesium/cobalt transporter CorA, which gives rise to MFHKRHPQVGAAPGTLVIPADAPTPRVRQILYSIDGLKSDQTITDLDQLEAAPESGVSWVDIQGFGDERLLIELGEIYGLHPLLLEDVVNVPQRAKVELHDDNLLIILRMVRVDEDGEILVEQIGVVLGEDYVLTFQECYGDVFDPIRKRLTAGHRRFKEKGADYLAYAIADSVIDHYYPALEVIGERLEDLEEEAVLAPTTAILQKIHYMKNRLLNLRRSLWPQREALHSMVWETNTLVSEEVRLYLRDTYDHCVQTTEVIEMYRDMMSGMLNTYLSSMANRTNEVMRVLTIVSTIFIPMSFLAGVYGMNFDDMPLVHWKYGYRMFWTFAIILAISMLFFFGRKGWLRPQATKPQNLD
- a CDS encoding alkaline phosphatase D family protein, encoding MCAQRIHLPGQTWNRRQILAWGGSLLAAWPTLEGIASAGFRRNVAIGDYPFALGVASGDPAPDGFVIWTRLAPKPLEETGGMPNENVEVRWTVCHDEAMTKVAAQGTVIATPDMGHSVHVEVPGLDPNRWYFYQFAGAGEISPKGRARTAPKPEETPSNLKFAFASCQHYESGYFTAYDHLAREGFDLVAHLGDYIYEREGKNGKLRAHAGPHLDQLADYRVRHAQYKTDPHLQAAHAMCPWLVTWDDHEFENNYANDISEHPQSDRAKADAYMRRRANAYQAYYENMPLRTAQMPTGPDMQLYRSVKYGKLVDFDVLDTRQYRTDQPCGDGNKAPCNEVFHPEATILGPKQEAWLADEIAHSDSIWNVLAQQVMMGRVDRDSSDAVGYSMDQWPGYEVNRQRMLNFFAQHPEKNPVVLTGDIHCNWANDLQVNCEDVDSPAVAVEFVGTSISSGGDGSEERKDTALVMAQNPFVKFNNYERGYVACEITPQTWTTHYRTVPFVSKPDAPLNTRASFVVEAGKPGLNRA
- a CDS encoding aldo/keto reductase, whose protein sequence is MKKRALGRSGIEASVVGFGAWAIGGWTWGGADESESIRAIHAFLDAGGSLIDTAPVYGFGASEEVVGKAIADRRDQVVLATKCSMRWDLSDPQKERAKKRFSTTRQNVDWTGETSDESFDVYIYNGRDGIREEVERSLRRLQTDVIDLYQTHWQMDATPIEERMGALEELKQEGKIRAIGVSNASPEQIDQYRQFGQIDTDQEKYSMLDREMEMANLAKCADEQIAFLAYSPLGQGLLTGKITPEREYDEGDQRRFKDRFKPSNVRKVQAMLEPMLPIAARHQVSLSQLTMAWTLAQRGCSHVLCGARNPQQAIDNAGAGDVELTSEEIAEISRAVQSYGGV